A stretch of Blautia liquoris DNA encodes these proteins:
- a CDS encoding DUF3783 domain-containing protein, with the protein MKETVLVFNLTDKAMKLKLEQTLFPYHVRLKKVLLSDYNKTLGTILGLSEEEDSKPEPYAGGELDSPMLIFAGIADNKLNLMLQGLRNAKVTIAHKAILTPTNIGWTPLACFEELNREHEALHQNK; encoded by the coding sequence ATGAAAGAAACTGTTTTAGTATTTAATTTAACCGATAAAGCAATGAAACTGAAGCTTGAGCAGACGCTTTTTCCCTACCATGTCAGATTGAAAAAAGTGCTTCTGTCAGACTATAATAAGACACTTGGAACAATCCTTGGCCTGTCAGAGGAAGAAGATTCTAAGCCGGAGCCTTATGCGGGCGGGGAATTAGATTCCCCGATGCTTATCTTCGCCGGTATTGCGGATAATAAGCTGAATCTCATGCTTCAGGGACTGCGCAATGCCAAGGTGACGATTGCGCATAAGGCGATTCTGACGCCGACGAATATCGGCTGGACTCCGCTTGCGTGCTTTGAAGAACTAAACCGTGAGCATGAAGCACTGCATCAAAATAAGTAA
- a CDS encoding tyrosine-type recombinase/integrase yields the protein MWVEELQNGKYRAVERYTDYLTGKQKKVSITIEKNTAKSRKDAQRTLDARIAEKCKSAENHEYTLKELVEEYRKGQKGEIKESTYGRNYYICNTLMRILGENVIVGHMTSRYVKNKFKATGLDNGSLNEKLTRFKALIRWGYHNEFLSNNEIAFLDKIEPFPDVSHREKIQDKFLESEELKTLLREMKIPAWRGITEFLALSGLRFGEMAALNLKDVDMENRLVHVTKTFDANHRIVTPPKTFTSTRDVYMQDEIMPVIKGLRQVMLQQKLINGYNMPRMFLCDTKGDYLHYDAYRKYLKENAIRSIGRKITPHILRHTHTSLFAEQGVPLDVISRRLGHEDSKVTRDVYFHVTKKLKERDNEMVSGIKIL from the coding sequence ATGTGGGTTGAAGAATTACAAAATGGTAAATACAGAGCAGTAGAACGCTACACAGATTACCTGACAGGTAAGCAGAAGAAAGTGTCCATTACCATCGAAAAGAACACTGCGAAGAGCAGGAAGGACGCCCAGAGGACGCTGGATGCTCGTATAGCGGAGAAATGTAAGTCAGCGGAGAATCATGAATATACCTTAAAAGAGCTCGTAGAAGAGTACAGGAAGGGGCAGAAAGGAGAGATAAAAGAATCCACCTATGGACGTAACTATTATATCTGCAACACATTAATGCGAATACTCGGGGAAAACGTGATCGTGGGTCACATGACATCCCGGTATGTGAAAAATAAATTTAAAGCTACCGGACTAGACAATGGCAGCCTTAATGAAAAACTAACACGCTTTAAGGCTCTGATACGCTGGGGCTACCATAACGAGTTTCTATCTAATAATGAAATTGCGTTTCTGGATAAGATCGAACCGTTTCCGGATGTTTCTCATCGAGAGAAAATTCAAGATAAGTTTTTGGAGTCCGAGGAATTAAAAACACTGCTGCGCGAAATGAAGATACCAGCCTGGAGGGGAATAACAGAGTTTCTTGCTCTCTCCGGCCTTAGGTTTGGGGAAATGGCCGCATTAAATCTGAAAGATGTGGATATGGAAAACAGATTAGTCCATGTGACGAAAACATTTGACGCTAACCATAGGATCGTAACGCCGCCTAAGACATTTACGTCCACACGAGATGTCTACATGCAGGACGAAATAATGCCCGTGATCAAGGGCCTCAGGCAGGTTATGCTGCAACAGAAGCTAATTAATGGATATAATATGCCTAGAATGTTTCTATGCGATACAAAGGGAGATTACCTGCATTACGACGCATACCGGAAATATCTGAAAGAGAATGCGATACGCTCGATCGGCAGGAAAATAACGCCACATATCTTACGCCACACTCATACATCTCTCTTTGCGGAGCAGGGCGTGCCTTTAGATGTGATCTCCAGGCGCCTGGGGCACGAAGACAGTAAAGTCACAAGGGACGTGTATTTCCATGTAACAAAGAAACTGAAAGAGCGTGATAATGAGATGGTATCTGGCATTAAAATATTATAA